The Hyphomicrobiales bacterium nucleotide sequence CTGGGTCAGGCTTGGTATGTTTTCACGGGTGATTTGTCTCGCGTTGCCAAAGCAAAGCTCACACAGGCTCTTGTTACACTGGTTTTAAGTTTAGCTTTCGGGATGCTCATCCCGGTCTCTACCGCGCTAATTTTTGCTTATGTGTCCGGCTTTGCATTAGCAGCCATTGTTCTTTTTTCAGGCAAAAGGGCGCCCAAGCTTAAAAAGCCTTTTACAGTTTTTCGAAAAGCCAGCCTACTTTTGTTTTTTTATAGGGGCCAACTCCTATCATCAACAGCACTTAGCATCGTCAATATATCGATGACCATGAGTATCACAGGTCTTCTGATATTATTCTACAGTGCAAAAATTATTGGTTGGTATGGTTTGGTATTCCGAGTTGCAACAGCACCAATTGGATTGATCACTGCAGCTCTTGTGCAGAGTTTTTGGGCAGATGCAGCGACAATGGCAAAATCCGACCCCAAAAGTTTGCGACACTTTTATATATCTACAATTAAACGATTAGCAATTTTAGCAATTCCAATGGGGATGCTATTTTTAATGGGCCCTTTTTATATTCCTTATATATTTGGGCCAGAAGAATGGAGTGGTGCAGGTTTGCTTTTGATGGCTGTAACCCCTTATCTTGTAGGTATGATCGTTTTCAGTCCAACAACTCATCTAATCGTTTACAACAAAGCACATTGGCAATTGCTTTGTGACTTCGGCACATTTATTTTTGTAATAATTGCGTTTATATCAGTTGCAAAATTGGGACACGAAGCATGGGTTGCTGTACTCGCTGCAAGCAGCGTCCTTTTACTTGGATATGTCGCAAGGTTTTTTGTTCATCTGAAAGCTAATCATCAACAAATCAACAAGCTTTGATCTATTTTTTGGAACAATAATTCGATGAACAACCTACTAACTAACCTGCGTTATATCTTAGCTAGAGCTTTAAAAAAGGCACAAATAAGCGCAATAAAGTCCAGCAATATAGATCCCACATCAAAGATTGAAGCAGGGTCACAAGTTTCAAATTTAAAGATGGGACGCCACTCTTACTGTGGATATAACTGCACACTGATTAATGTAGACATAGGTAGTTTCTGCTCAATTGCCGATCAAGTCTATATCGGAGGAGCAGGTCACCCGTCTCACTTTGTGTCTACAAGCCCGGCATTTTTAAAGCATAAAGGAAACCCCAAGAAAACATACTCGCTGCATAGTTATTCTCACCAACCACAAACCTATATAGGGCACGATGTCTGGATAGGACATGGGGCAAAAATAAAAGCTGGCATTAAGATTGGTGATGGTGCCATTGTCGGTATGGGCAGCATTGTTACTTCAGATGTCCAGCCCTACAGCATAGTTGCTGGAAATCCAGCGAGGCTAATTCGCGCCAGATTTGATACTGCGATTGTCAACGCACTCTTGGAATCTCAATGGTGGAATTATGATGATGTAACTTTGACCGAAGCTGCTTCTTTGTTTACCGACCCCACCGATTTTCTAAAAAGTAAGGGCTTAATATGATAATCGCACATGTATGTTTATCATGCTTTTATATCGATGACCGTAGTTATCAAGAAAATGAGTTGGTCAAGCAGCATATCAAAGATGGCCATGAGGTTATTGTTATCGCCTCGACGCATAATCACGATGAAAACGGCAAGACAGTTTATGTAGAGCCCGCCGATTACATTGGTGCGGAAGGGGCGCGAATAATACGGCTTCCATACAGGTTTGCCTTTTTATCTCATTTCATCGCGTCAAAATTACGCATCCACAAAGGTGTTTATGATCTTCTCGTAAGGTTGAAGCCAGATGCTATTTTATTTCATGGCACGACGGGTTGGGAGATGCTGAATATTGCCAGATACAAAAGAGAATTTCCAAAAGTCATTACGTATATAGATGCGCATGAATATTGGGGGAACTCTGCAAAAGGATTTGTCTCACGCGAAATACTGCACAGACGCTACTATGGGCCGATCTTAAGAAAATCACATCAGGCGTTTTCAAAGATATTATGCATATCGACTGAGGTCATGGACTTCGTAAATGAGGTATATGGCATTCCCAAAGGAAAATTAGAATTTTATCCGTTAGGCGGCAGGCCAATACCGCCTGATGAGTACAAAAAATTACGCGAAACTTCTAGGCAAGCGCTAAAGATTGAAAGACAACAAATCTTGTTTGTTCAATCAGGCAAAATAACTCGAAAGAAAAAACTGATTGAGAGTTTGACAGCATTTTCCAAAGTGACCAATCCTGACTTTAGATTATGCATTATTGGAGTTTTGGACGATACGATTGAGGCTGAAGTAATGGCTCTTATCAACGCTGATAAGAGAGTGCAATTTCTCGGTTGGAAATCCGCTGATGAAATGAATGCAATATTGGCCGCAGCAGACATCTATCTACAACCTGGAACCCAATCTGTAACGATGCAAAATAGCCTATGTGCTCACTGCGCAGTGATCCTAGACGATGTGAAAGCACATACCAAATACATAAAAGAAAACGGTTGGCTCATTAGTGAGGCTCAATCCCTGGAAAATATATTGAAAGAAGTCTCAACCAAAAGAGATGAGCTAGAACGGATGCAGCAAAACTCTTACGCCATTGCCGAGGCAATTCTGGACTATAAAAAATTGGCAAAACGAGTGTTGAGTTGATCCTTCACTCCGCAGGCATTGGCACGAATGGATAGTCAAACTGGCCCCTTAAATTCCAACAATATCGACCATCGATCCACTCCAGTTCTCGACAACTTTAAATTCCTTGTGTGCGACAAGCATGACGTGAATATCGGCTTCTAAAATTCCGGCATCCAACTGGACCAATTTAATCTTGTCCAAGTCTTTAGGTAGCTTCGCAATATTAGGTTCTACCGCGAGGACCCGCCCAGAGTGCCGTTCTCTCAATTGTTTCGCAATACTCAGGGCAGGGCTTTCTCTCAGATCATCAATGTCAGCCTTAAAGGCTAATCCATAACAGCAAATGGTAACGTCTTTTGCTGTTTTGTCAGGATTGGCAATCAGGAAAGAACCAATAGCGACCTCAACTTTTTCTATCACCCATTCCGGCTTCGCATCATTTACCTCGCGCGCCGTACGAATAATCTTTGCCAGATTTGGCGTTCTGCTGACGATGAACCAAGGATCAACGGCAATACAGTGACCACCCACGCCTGGGCCAGGTTGTAGAACATTAACTCTTGGGTGTCGGTTGGTTAGTGCAATTAACTCCCAAACATTGATGTCCAGTTCGTCGCAAATTAATGAAAGTTCGTTGGCAAAAGCTATATTCACATCTCGAAAACTGTTTTCTGTCAGTTTGGCCATTTCAGCTGTACGGGAATTGGTGATTACACATTCGGCTTGCAGAAACGTTTTGTAGAGTTCCACGGCTGCATCTGAACTTTTTTGCGTCATTCCACCGATGACACGATCGTTTTCCAAAAGTTCTCGCATTACGTGCCCAGGCAAAACTCTTTCAGGGCAATAAGCAACAAGTATGTCGCAGTCTTCTCCGTGTGTTTCAGGGAAGGTGAGGTCTGGTCTGGCCTCTGCCAGCCAATTTGCCAGCTTCTCTGTGGCGCCAACAGGTGAGGTGGATTCCAAAACAACAAGATTGCCTTGCTCTAAAACTGGCGCGATCGTCAATGCTGCCTGTTTAATATAGCTTAAATCAGGCTCATGACCTGTCCCCTTAAACGGGGTGGGGACCGCAATCAGAAATGCTTCTGCAGGCTCCGCTTTATTGGTCGCTTTCAAATATCCCGCCTGCACACAAGAGCGGACCATAATGTCGAGGTCGGGTTCAATAATATGGATCTCTCCACGATTGATGGTGTCGATTGCATGTTGATTGACATCAACACCAATAACCTCGACTTTGCGCGAAGCGAATATAGTTGCTGTAGGAAGACCGATATAGCCTAATCCAATGACGCATATTTTGGAAAAATTCACTGTCAGTCCTTGCTTTTAATCTGGCTTAATCTCTTGATGATGCGCGAACATGCTTTCCCATCTCCATATGGATTATGGGCCATACTCATGGTGTTATACGCGTCTTGGTCATTCAAAAGTATAGAAATTTCTGCTTTGATTTTCTGCACATCGCTGCCCACTAATTTGACAGTTCCAGCATTAACGGCTTCTGGACGTTCTGTTGTATCTCGCATGACAAGTACGGGCTTACCAAGGGAAGGGGCCTCTTCCTGCACGCCACCTGAATCTGTCAATATAATATGCGACCGATCCATCAGATAAACAAAGGGCAAATAATCTTGTGGCTCAATGAGATGGATATTCTTATCACCGCCTAATATTCTATTGACTGGTTCTTGAACATTCGGATTTAGGTGGACGGGATAGAGCACTTCCACGTCGGAGTTTTCCGTACAAATTTCTTTCAAAGCATTACAAATACGCTCAAATCCACCGCCAAAGCTTTCTCGCCGATGTCCTGTTACAAGAATGAGGCGTTTGTCTTTATTCAAAAATTTGAATTTATCGTCCAGTGTGGCCATAAGTGCTGGATGCTCTTTTATACGCGCTTGTATGTGGAGTAGGGCATCAATGACTGTATTGCCTGTGACCTCAATCGATTTTCCATCGATGTTTTCAGCAAGTAGATTGTCACGAGCTAAATCAGTTGGAGCAAAATGACAGGCAGTCAAACTCCCTGTGAGCTTGCGGTTTACTTCTTCTGGCCAAGGCGAATAAATATTCCCAGTTCGCAGTCCAGCCTCAACATGCCCAACAGGTATTTTGGCATAATAAGCAGCAAGGGCGGCAGCAAATGTTGTGGTTGTGTCACCATGCACTAAGACCATATCAGGGTCATAGGCTTCATAAACCGTTCGCATCCCTTCCAATATCCTAGCGGTTATCTGGTGCAGCGTCTGGTTTGGGGTCATGATGTCTAGATCGAAGTCTGGAACAATCTCGAACAGCTCAAGGACTTGATCCAGCATTTGGCGATGCTGCGCTGTAACGCAGACCTTCACATCGAACCGCGAGTCTTCCTTTAGGGCTAATACCAAGGGAGCAATTTTTATAGCTTCAGGCCTTGTTCCGAAAACAAGTAATATCCGTTTTGTTGGAGTCATATAGATAACCTTGATTTGCAACCAAACTAACTATGGGAAGTAATAACGATTGTGTTGCGATGTTTTTGCCACCTTAGCGGGTGGGATAAATAATTAAATCCATTACCTTGTCAATATACACCAAAAGGGAGGTTAGAGCTTTAGGCAAAACAAACAACAAACATTATTCGCATAATATATATTATGGAATAAAAATATATGCTATTATATGGATATCTCTAATTTTAAACCATCATAAGCTGGTTCAAACCCTTGTGGGAGTTCATCTTTTAGCGTTTCGTAGTCTAGGTCAATATGCATGTGCGTCAGGATCGTACGTTTCGCATTCACGCGCTTACCAGCCTCTAATGCCTCTGAGAGCGAGAAATGACTTGGATGCGGCGTATAGCGTAGCGCATCGACGACCCATGTATCGAGACCAGTCAAAACACTGAAGGCTTTCTCATCGAGTTTGTTCACATCACTTGAATAGGCAAAGTTCGCAATGCGAAAGCCAAGCGATGAAATATCACCGTGGGTCTGCTCAAATGGTAAAGCTGTGATAGGACCACCGGGGCCGATAATCGTCACTTCTTTATAAGCTTCAATCAAATGCTCATTGAGAATTGGAGGATAAGAACTTCCCATCGGTGTTTCATAGCAATAACCAAAAGCTTCTTTTAAGCGCGCGGCAGTTATTTTGTCAGCATATGTATCGATCCGCTGTCGCTGTAATATCCAAAATCCCCGCAAATCATCAATGCCATGAATGTGGTCAGCATGGCTGTGGGTATATATAACACCATCAATATGCTGAACATCTTCACGTAGCATTTGGGTGCGCAAATCAGGTGAGGTGTCGATCAAAATGCGTGTTGTGGCCCCCTGCTCGTTTACACGCTCAACCATCAAGGAACACCGTAAGCGTTGATTTTTAATGTTTTTTGGATCACAGGCACCCCAATCATTGCCAATACGAGGCACACCAGGCGAAGAGCCGCATCCAAGAATTGTGAAAATCATGCGATCCATAAAAGCTCGCCTTATATACTGCCGTTGAATGATTCAGGCTTTGGTATCTTGGTGAAAAGTTTAAAGAAATTTTTGGTTGTTTGAGCTGCAATTTCTTCGGTGCTCACACCCTTCACTTCAGCCAAAACTGCTGCCGTATGCGCTGTATATGCGGGCTCGTTACGTTTTCCGCGATAGGGTGTTGGCGCGAGATATGGTGCATCAGTTTCAACAAGCAAGCGGTCCATCGGTACATCAGCTGCGATATCACGAATTTCCTGTGCGTTTTTAAAGGTCAAAATGCCTGAAAAAGAAACATAATGCCCAAGCGCAAGACCGGCTTTTGCTAAGGCTGGCCC carries:
- the wecB gene encoding UDP-N-acetylglucosamine 2-epimerase (non-hydrolyzing) — translated: MTPTKRILLVFGTRPEAIKIAPLVLALKEDSRFDVKVCVTAQHRQMLDQVLELFEIVPDFDLDIMTPNQTLHQITARILEGMRTVYEAYDPDMVLVHGDTTTTFAAALAAYYAKIPVGHVEAGLRTGNIYSPWPEEVNRKLTGSLTACHFAPTDLARDNLLAENIDGKSIEVTGNTVIDALLHIQARIKEHPALMATLDDKFKFLNKDKRLILVTGHRRESFGGGFERICNALKEICTENSDVEVLYPVHLNPNVQEPVNRILGGDKNIHLIEPQDYLPFVYLMDRSHIILTDSGGVQEEAPSLGKPVLVMRDTTERPEAVNAGTVKLVGSDVQKIKAEISILLNDQDAYNTMSMAHNPYGDGKACSRIIKRLSQIKSKD
- the wecC gene encoding UDP-N-acetyl-D-mannosamine dehydrogenase, with protein sequence MNFSKICVIGLGYIGLPTATIFASRKVEVIGVDVNQHAIDTINRGEIHIIEPDLDIMVRSCVQAGYLKATNKAEPAEAFLIAVPTPFKGTGHEPDLSYIKQAALTIAPVLEQGNLVVLESTSPVGATEKLANWLAEARPDLTFPETHGEDCDILVAYCPERVLPGHVMRELLENDRVIGGMTQKSSDAAVELYKTFLQAECVITNSRTAEMAKLTENSFRDVNIAFANELSLICDELDINVWELIALTNRHPRVNVLQPGPGVGGHCIAVDPWFIVSRTPNLAKIIRTAREVNDAKPEWVIEKVEVAIGSFLIANPDKTAKDVTICCYGLAFKADIDDLRESPALSIAKQLRERHSGRVLAVEPNIAKLPKDLDKIKLVQLDAGILEADIHVMLVAHKEFKVVENWSGSMVDIVGI
- a CDS encoding MBL fold metallo-hydrolase — translated: MDRMIFTILGCGSSPGVPRIGNDWGACDPKNIKNQRLRCSLMVERVNEQGATTRILIDTSPDLRTQMLREDVQHIDGVIYTHSHADHIHGIDDLRGFWILQRQRIDTYADKITAARLKEAFGYCYETPMGSSYPPILNEHLIEAYKEVTIIGPGGPITALPFEQTHGDISSLGFRIANFAYSSDVNKLDEKAFSVLTGLDTWVVDALRYTPHPSHFSLSEALEAGKRVNAKRTILTHMHIDLDYETLKDELPQGFEPAYDGLKLEISI
- a CDS encoding CatB-related O-acetyltransferase, which gives rise to MNNLLTNLRYILARALKKAQISAIKSSNIDPTSKIEAGSQVSNLKMGRHSYCGYNCTLINVDIGSFCSIADQVYIGGAGHPSHFVSTSPAFLKHKGNPKKTYSLHSYSHQPQTYIGHDVWIGHGAKIKAGIKIGDGAIVGMGSIVTSDVQPYSIVAGNPARLIRARFDTAIVNALLESQWWNYDDVTLTEAASLFTDPTDFLKSKGLI
- a CDS encoding glycosyltransferase family 4 protein, encoding MIIAHVCLSCFYIDDRSYQENELVKQHIKDGHEVIVIASTHNHDENGKTVYVEPADYIGAEGARIIRLPYRFAFLSHFIASKLRIHKGVYDLLVRLKPDAILFHGTTGWEMLNIARYKREFPKVITYIDAHEYWGNSAKGFVSREILHRRYYGPILRKSHQAFSKILCISTEVMDFVNEVYGIPKGKLEFYPLGGRPIPPDEYKKLRETSRQALKIERQQILFVQSGKITRKKKLIESLTAFSKVTNPDFRLCIIGVLDDTIEAEVMALINADKRVQFLGWKSADEMNAILAAADIYLQPGTQSVTMQNSLCAHCAVILDDVKAHTKYIKENGWLISEAQSLENILKEVSTKRDELERMQQNSYAIAEAILDYKKLAKRVLS